One genomic window of Cricetulus griseus strain 17A/GY chromosome 3, alternate assembly CriGri-PICRH-1.0, whole genome shotgun sequence includes the following:
- the Plk1 gene encoding serine/threonine-protein kinase PLK1, with protein sequence MNAAAKKLARAPADLGKAGVPGDAATGAPVTAPLSKEIPEVLVDPRSRRQYVRGRFLGKGGFAKCFEISDADTKEVFAGKIVPKSLLLKPHQKEKMSMEISIHRSLAHQHVVGFHGFFEDSDFVFVVLELCRRRSLLELHKRRKALTEPEARYYLRQIVLGCQYLHRNQVIHRDLKLGNLFLNEDLEVKIGDFGLATKVEYEGERKKTLCGTPNYIAPEVLSKKGHSFEVDVWSIGCIMYTLLVGKPPFETSCLKETYLRIKKNEYSIPKHINPVAASLIQKMLQTDPTARPTIHELLNDEFFTSGYIPARLPITCLTIPPRFSIAPSSLDPSSRKPLTVLNKGVENPLPDRPREKEEPVVRETNEAIECHLSDLLQQLTSVNASKPSERGLVRQEEAEDPACIPIFWVSKWVDYSDKYGLGYQLCDNSVGVLFNDSTRLILYNDGDSLQYIERDGTESYLTVSSHPNSLMKKITLLKYFRNYMSEHLLKAGANITPREGDELARLPYLRTWFRTRSAIILHLSNGTVQINFFQDHTKLILCPLMAAVTYIDEKRDFRTYRLSLLEEYGCCKELASRLRYARTMVDKLLSSRSASNRLKASS encoded by the exons ATGAATGCAGCGGCCAAAAAGCTGGCTCGAGCACCAGCCGATCTCGGGAAAGCTGGGGTTCCTGGAGATGCAGCTACCGGTGCCCCAGTGACCGCCCCGCTGTCGAAAGAGATTCCTGAGGTCTTAGTGGACCCACGCAGCCGGCGCCAGTATGTGCGGGGCCGCTTTCTGGGTAAAGGAGGATTTGCCAAATGCTTCGAGATCTCGGATGCAGACACAAAGGAGGTGTTCGCAGGCAAGATCGTGCCGAAGTCTTTACTTCTCAAGCCCCACCAAAAGGAAAAGATGTCTATGGAGATTTCTATCCACCGCAGCCTCGCACACCAACACGTCGTAGGCTTCCACGGCTTTTTTGAGGACAGCGActttgtgtttgtggttttgGAGCTCTGTCGCAGGAGG tctctccTGGAACTGCACAAGAGGAGGAAAGCGCTGACCGAGCCCGAGGCACGCTACTATCTACGTCAGATAGTCCTGGGCTGCCAGTATCTGCACCGAAATCAGGTCATTCACAGGGACCTCAAGCTAGGCAACCTCTTCCTGAACGAGGATCTGGAGGTGAAAATAG GGGACTTTGGGCTGGCAACCAAAGTGGAATATGAAGGTGAACGAAAGAAGACCTTATGTGGCACTCCTAACTACATAGCTCCCGAGGTGCTGAGCAAGAAGGGACACAGTTTTGAGGTGGATGTGTGGTCCATTGGGTGTATCAT GTACACCTTGCTAGTGGGCAAGCCACCTTTTGAGACCTCATGCCTAAAAGAGACCTACCTCCGGATCAAGAAAAATGAATACAGCATTCCCAAG CACATCAATCCCGTGGCCGCCTCCCTTATCCAGAAGATGCTTCAGACAGACCCCACTGCCCGCCCCACCATTCACGAGTTGCTCAATGACGAGTTCTTCACTTCTGGTTATATCCCTGCCCGTCTCCCCATCACCTGCCTCACCATCCCACCAAGGTTTTCAATTGCTCCCAGCAGCCTGGACCCCAGCAGCAGGAAGCCTCTCACAGTTCTCAATAAAG GTGTGGAGAACCCATTGCCTGACCGTCCCCGGGAAAAGGAGGAACCAGTGGTTCGGGAGACGAATGAAGCCATTGAGTGCCACCTTAGTGACTTGCTGCAGCAGTTGACCAGTGTCAATGCCTCTAAGCCCTCAGAGCGAGGGCTGGTGCGGCAAG AGGAGGCTGAGGATCCTGCATGTATCCCTATCTTCTGGGTCAGCAAGTGGGTGGACTATTCGGACAAGTATGGACTTG GGTATCAGCTGTGTGACAACAGTGTGGGGGTGCTCTTCAATGACTCAACACGCCTCATCCTCTACAATGACGGTGACAGCCTACAGTACATAGAACGTGATGGCACAGAGTCTTACCTCACCGTGAGCTCCCACCCTAACTCGTTGATGAAGAAG ATCACGCTCCTGAAGTATTTCCGAAATTACATGAGTGAACACTTGCTGAAGGCAGGGGCCAACATCACACCTCGGGAAGGTGATGAACTGGCCCGGCTGCCTTACCTGCGAACGTGGTTCCGCACACGCAGTGCCATCATCCTGCACCTCAGCAATGGGACTGTACAAATTAACTTCTTTCAG GACCACACAAAACTTATCCTGTGCCCTCTGATGGCAGCAGTGACCTATATCGATGAGAAGAGGGACTTCCGCACATACCGCCTAAGTCTTCTGGAGGAATATGGTTGCTGCAAGGAACTGGCTAGCCGGCTACGCTATGCCCGTACCATGGTAGACAAGCTGCTAAGCTCGCGCTCTGCCAGCAACCGCCTGAAGGCCTCCTCTTAG